The window CCCAACGCCCAGTCCCTCGCCCTGCTGCGCACCCGGCACGCCGCCGGCTCCGCCTCCGCGCTGCTCGGCACCTCCTCCTTCCTCGTCGGCGCGGTCGCCTCCCCCCTCGTCGGCGTGGCCGGTGAGCACACCGCCGTACCCATGGCGGTGGTCCAGCTTTCGGGAGCACTGGTCGCGGCGGCCTGCTTCGTGGGAATGTGCCGTCCCTGGGGCACGCGTGGGAACACACGTGCGGGGTCGGAGGGAGACGAGAACTGAGCGCACCGAGACTGCGCGCCGACACAGCGGAACGGGCAGGGCTCGATCCCGTGGAACTCGGGCACCTGGTCGCCGAGGCGCACGCCCTGACCGCCGGAGAGCGCCCCTGGGCGGCCGGCGCCGTCGTGCTGGCCGGCCGCGGCCCCGTGATCGCCGTGGCCGAGGCCGCGGGCTGGGCGGTCCGCTACTCCGCCTACGACCCCGAGACCGACACCGGCGTCGAACTGCCGGCCGCCGCCCGGGTCCCCGTCACCGTCGGCACGCCCTTCGATCTGGCCTCCCTCACCAAACTCTTCACGTCCGTCGCCGCCGTGCAGCAGATCGAGCGCGGCACGCTCGGCATGGACGCCCGGGTCGGCGACTACCTGCCCGACTTCCGGGCCGCCGCCGCCCACGGCGTCACCGTCCGGCAGCTGCTCACCCACACCTCGGGCCTGTGCCCCGAACTCCCGCTGTACGACGGCGCGGACGACGGGGCCAGGCTGGACATGCTGCGCGCGGAGGCACCGTCCGCGGAACCGGGCACCTACCTGTACTCCGACCTGAACATGCTCCTGCTCCAGTTCGTCCTGGAGCGCATCACCGGCCGTGCCCTCGACGTCCTGATCCAGGACGGCATCACCCGGCCCCTCGGCATGACCGCCACCACCTTCGGGCCCTGCCCGGGCGCGGCGGCCACCGAGGACCAGCGCACCCCGTGGGCCAAGGCCGACCGGGGCATGCTGCGGGGTGTCGTCCACGACGAGAACGCCTGGGCGCTCGGCGGGGTCGCCGGGCACGCCGGACTGTTCTCCACCGCCCGCGACCTGGCCGTGTTCTGCCGGGCCCTGCTCGCGGGCGGCTCCTACGGCCCCGCCCGCATCCTCGGCCCCGACTTCGTGGAGCTGCTCCTCACCCCGCCGGGGCTGGGCTTCGCCGTGAACCAGCCGTGGTTCATGGGGGAGCTCGCGGGCCGGGGCGCGGCCGGCCACACCGGCTTCACCGGCACCTCCCTGGTCCTGGACCCGGAGACCGACACGTTCCTGGTGCTGCTGGCCAACACCGTCCACCCCAGACGCCGGCCGGCGGACAGCGGGCCGCGGGCGGCGCTGGGCACGCGGCTGGCGAGGGCGGTGATCGCCAAGCCACCGTGCGGCGCGACCGGCCCGTGAACCACGCGCCCCGTCCGTCCGCACCAGGGCGAGCGGATGCCCGGGGGCAGGGGAACGCGACCCCCGGCAGGACCTAGAATCGCCGGGTGAACGACCCCCTCCGCACCGCACTGGCCGAGCTGCTCGACGGTCTGCCGTCCAAGGAGGTGGCCGCCGCCGTGGAACGGCTGATCGCCAACTACCGCGGCGACACCCCCACCGACGCGCCGATCCTGCGCGACCGCGCCGACGTGGCCGCGTACGCCGCCTACCGGATGCCCGCCACCTTCGAGGCGGTGCGCTCGGCGCTGGCCGCGTTCGCGGACGCGGTGCCGGGCGGGACGCCCGGAAGCCATCTCGACGTCGGCGGCGGCACCGGCGCCGCCACCTGGGCCGTCGCCGCCACCTGGCCCGGCGAGCGCGACGTCACCGTGCTGGACTGGGCCGAGCCCGCGCTCGCCCTCGGCCGGGAGATCGCCGCCGCCAACCCGGCCCTGGGGAACGCCCGCTGGCAGCGCGCCCGCATCGGCGCCGGCCTCACCCTGGACCCCGCCGACCTGGTCACCGTGTCGTACGTCCTCAACGAGCTGTCCGCCGCCGACCGCACCGCACTCGTCGACGCCGCCGCCGGCGCCGCGCAGTCCGTCGTGATCGTCGAGGCGGGCACCCCCGCCGGGTACGCCCGCGTGATCGAGGCCCGCGACCGGCTGATCGAGGCCGGATTCCGGATCGCCGCCCCCTGCCCGCACAGCGCCGCCTGCCCGATCGAGCCCGGCCGGGACTGGTGCCACTTCTCCGCCCGGGTCGGCCGCTCCTCCCTGCACCGCCAGGTCAAGGGCGGCTCGCTGGCCTACGAGGACGAGAAGTTCTCCTACGTCGCCGCGACCCGGCTGCCCGCCGAGCCGGCCCCCGCCCGGGTGGTCCGGCGCCCGCAGATCCGCAAGGGCCAGGTGCTGCTCGACCTGTGCGAGGCCGAGGAACAGCTGCGCCGTGCCACGGTCACCAAACGCCACGGGGACCTGTACAAGGCGGCCCGGGACGCCGAGTGGGGCGACGCCTGGCCGCCCGCCGGTTCCGCGTCGTAGACCCTCCCGGCTCCTTGTTACTTTCGACCCCATGGTCAAGAAGCCCGCCCCCGACGCCACCCGCCGCAGCGAGAAGTCCCGCCGGGCGATCTACGCCGCCGCCCTCGCCCTGGTCGGCGAGGTCGGCTACCCCAGGACCACCGTCGAGGGCATCGCCGCCCGGGCCGGCGTCGGCAAGCAGACCATCTACCGCTGGTGGGCCTCCAAGGCGGACGTGCTGCTGGAGGCGTTCCTGGACCTCGGCGAGCAGGCGGCGCGGGCGGCGGGCCAGGACGCGGACGCCGTCCCGGACACCGGTGACCTCGCCGCCGACCTCAAGGCGGTGCTGCGGGCCACGGTGGACGAGCTCCTCGACCCCCGCTTCGAGACCCCGGCGCGTGCGCTGGCCGCCGAGGGGCTCGTCAACGAGCAGCTCGGCCGCGAGTACGTGGCCCGGCTCCTCGAACCCCAGCTCCAGCTGTACGTCGCCCGGCTGCGCTCCGCCCGGGACGCGGGGCAGGTACGGGACGACGTCGATCCCCGGATCGCACTGGAGCTGTTCGTCTCGCCCCTCGCGCAGCGCTGGCTGCAGCGCACCGGGCCCATCACCCACGCCTACACGGACACCCTGGTCGAGTACGCCCTGCACGGCATCGCGGCGCGCTGACCTCTCCCACCGCCCTGCGAGGCACGTCTCGCCCGCATCCCCCTTATCCGCCCACCCACCCCCCGAAGCACACAAAGGTGGGACCATGAGGCATGCTGTCCGCACACCAGCGAGGCGACGACGAGACCGAGGGGATAGATGAGCGCGACGTTCGGCGGCCGGCCCGGCCGGCAGGGCAAACTCTCCCAGTGGCTGCTCGGCCGGCGCACGAAGGAGGACGCCACCGGCGACGGCGGCCGTGAGGCCCTGCTGCTCGCCGCTGCGGCGGCGGGACTGCCCCTGGCGCCCGCCGCGTACCCCGCACCGGGCTACCGCTGCTCCTGCGACCGCGTAGGCTGCCCCACCCCGGCCCGGCACCCGGTGTCGTTCGCCTGGCAGACCCAGTCCACGACCGACCGCGGACAGATCGAGCGCTGGGCCCGGCACCAGCCGCAGGCCAACTTCATCACCGCCACCGGCATGGTGCACGACGTCCTGGACGTCCCCCTGGAGGCCGGCCGCGAGGCCCTGGAGCGGCTGCTCGGCGCCGGTGTCGAGGTCGGCCCGGTCGCCGAGAGCGACGACGGCCGCATGCTGTTCTTCACCCTCACCCGCGGCACCCCCGAGGACGAGGACGAGTGGTGGCCCTGCGAGCTGGACTGCCACCCGGAGACCATGGACGAGCACCCAGGGCTGCGCTGGCACTGCCGCGGCTCCTACGTCCTCGTACCGCCCGCGCGGCTGCCCGGTGACGAACGGGAGGTGCGCTGGGTGCGCGGTCCGGAGCATCCGCTGCCGGACCCGCTGAGCCTGCTGGAAGTGCTCACCGACGTCGGCGCCCGGTACGCCGGCGCGGCTGCCGACCAGCCGGGCGCGGCCTGGCCGCTGCGCCGCTGAGGCACGGCCGCCGGGTCACTCGCCCTCGGCGGCCGTCAGCCCCTGCACCCGCCCCAGCACCTGCACCGGAGCGCTGCCGACCGGGTCCACGGCGACCTGGTTGGCGATGGACTCCAGCGTCAGGGACTGCTTCACCTCGCCCTTGGTCAGGGCCCGCACGTCCTTGTTCGGGGCGGGCACCGCGGCCCCCGCGGCGGCGGTCTGCTTCTCGTAGTGGTGGGTGCTGAAGAACACCAGCGCCCCGCCGTCCGCGGTGCGCAGCGCCAGCGGCGCGTAGTCGCCGTGGGTGAGCGGCTCGTCGATGAACTGCCGTACCAGGCCGGGCCTCTTGGCCGCCTTCCTGCGGTCCGCGCGCAGTCCGCTGGTGTTGCGGCCGTCCGCGAAACCCTTCCCGCCGGTCTGCAGGAACGCCGTGTACGTCCGGCTCAACTCCTGCGGCGGGACGGCCAGCCGCGCGGCGTCGGCCGGCACGGCCTCGGCCCAGCCGTCCCCGTCCGTGGTGAACTTCGGCACGGAACCGGGTGCGGCCAGCGTCAGATACGCCACCCGCCAGCGCTCGCCGAGGCCGTCCCGGGTGAACACCAGCAGCCAGCGGAAGTCGCCGCCCTTGTTGCCGCGGGCGTCGGCGACGAACCAGCGGGGCCAGCCGGCCTTCCGGGGAATCGTGAACTTCGCGTCGGTCAGCTTCAGCGGCGTGTGGTTCGCGTTGCCCGAAGGGCTGTTGGCGTGGCCCGCCTTGAGCCGCGCGGCGTCGATGTCGGCCAGGGGGCCGGTGACGTAGGGCGCGTCCAGGGAGCTGTCGTAGGCCTTGTCGGCCTTGTTGTAGGCGTCGGTGAAAGCGGCGAGCGCCTTGGCGGCCTCGGCGCGCGTGGCGGCGGGAAGCCTCACCCGCTCCCCGTGCACCACGACGCATCCACTCGCCGTCAGCGACAAAGCGGTCAGCGAGGCCGCTATGAGTGCGTTCCGGCTACGCCTGCGAAGCCGTCGACGGCTGCGTTCCCTGGTCATCGGGCTCCTTCACCTTCCCCTTCCCGGAGGCGAACCCTACCGGGGCGAAGAAGATCGCGAGCGTCGGGACCAGGTACAGCAGCCACACCGTGACCTGGACGACCGTCGGGTCGGGCTGGAAGTTGAGGACGCCCTTGAGCAGCGTGCCGTACCAGCTGTCCGGCGGGATCGCGCCGCTGATGTCGAAGGCCAGCTTGTTGATGCCCGGGATCCAGCCGGCCTCCTGGAGGTCGTGGAAGCCGTACGCCAGCACGCCCGCGGCGACCACGACCAGCATGGCGCCGGTCCAGGTGAAGAACTTGGCCAGGTTGATCTTCAGGGCGCCGCGGTAGAACAGCCAGCCCAGGAGCACCGCCGTGGCGAGGCCGAGGGCCACGCCGACCAGCGGGCGCGGGGTGCCGTCGGAGGCCGCGTGCACCGACGCCCACACGAACAGGGCGGTCTCCAGGCCCTCCCGGCCGACGGCGAGGAACGCGGTGGCGACGAGCGCGCCCGTCCCCATGGCGAGGGCCGCGTCCAGCTTGCCGTGCAGCTCCGACTTCAGGTGCCGGGCGGTGCGCCGCATCCAGAACACCATCCAGGTCACCAGGCAGACGGCGATCACGGACAGCGAGCCGCCGAGCGCCTCCTGCGCCTGGAACGTCAGTTCCTGGGAGCCGAATTCGAGGGCGCAGCCGAAGCCCATCGCGATGGCGATCGCGATGCCGATGCCGATCCAGATCGGCCGCAGGGCGTCCTTGCGGCCGGTCTTGACCAGATAGGCGATCAGGATGCAGACGACGAGCGAGGCCTCCAGCCCCTCGCGCAGACCGATCAGGTAGTTGGAGAACACGGGCTACGCCTCCTTCGAGAACAGCGTGCGGCCCCACCAGTCGCCGGAGTCCCGGACGCCGGGGGGAACCGCGAAGACCGCCGAACCCACGTGCTGGATGTACTCGTTGAGCGCGTCCGTCGCCGACAGCCTGCGCTGCAGGGGGATGAAGCCCTTGCGCACGTCGCGCTGGTAGGCGAGGAAGAACAGGCCCGCGTCGAGCCGGCCGAGGCCGTCGGTGCCGTCGGTGAAGGAGTAGCCCCGGCGCAGGATCGTGACCCCGTCGTTGGAGTCGGGGTGGGCGAGCCGCACGTGCGCGTCCGGCTTCATCGCCTTCAGGAACGGCTCGTCGTGCTCCTTGGCCTTGCCGACGGCGGCGCCCTCGCGTTTGTCACGCCCGAAGACGTCCTCCTGCTCCTGCAGCGAGGTGCGGTCCCAGGTCTCGATGTTCATCCGGATGCGGCGGGCGACCAGGTACGAGCCGCCGGTCATCCAGTCCGTGCCGTCACCGTCGCCGACCCACACGAACTTCTTGAGCCGGTCGGTCTCGGTGCCCGCGATGTTGCGGGTGCCGTCCTTGAAGCCCATCAGGTTGCGCGGGGTCTGAGCGTCGGGGGTGGTCGAGGAGGTCTTGCCGAAGCCCAGCTGCGACCAGCGGACGGCGACCTTGCCGAAGCCGATGCGGGCGAGGTTGCGGATGGCGTGCACGGCGACCTGCGGGTCGTCGGCGCAGGCCTGGACGCACAGGTCGCCGCCGGTGCGGGACCGGTCCAGGTTGTCGCCGGGGAACTGCGGCAGGTCCACCAGGGCCTCGGGGCGCCGGTCGTGCAGACCGAACTTCTCGAAGAAGGAGGGCCCGAAGCCGATGGTGAGGGTCAGCCGGCTGGGCTTGAGGCCCAGGGCCTCGCCGGTGTCGTCCGGGGGCGCCTCGGCGAGCCCGCCGTAGGCACCGTCGCCGACCGCCTTGCCCGCGGTCATCCGCCGGGCCGCCGCCGTCCAGTCCTTCAGCAGCTGGACGAAGGCGTCGCGGTCGTCGGTCTTCACGTCGAACGTGGCGAAGTGCAGCCGGTCCTGGACGGGGGTGGCGATGCCCGCCTGGTGGGCGCCGTGGAACTCCACCGCGCCGCCGGCCTCGGCCGCCGCCGGGTCCATGTCGTTGCCGGCTTCGGCCATCGCGACCGCACCGCCGGCCACGGCGGCGCCGAGCGCGAGCCCGGCCCCGCCCCAGCCGAGCAGTGCCCGGCGCGAAGGGCTGCCGCCCTGGTTCTCCGTCATCGCTTCGCCCTCCCTGACCCGGTTACTTCACGACCGCCGCGGCGAGCTTGGACAGCGGCTCCGCGAGCGCGTTCACCGAGTCCTGCAGCTCCTTGCGCTGGGCCCCGGTGACCTTGTCGTAGGAGACGAAGTCGTACGAGGTCTTGTCCGAGCGGTACTTGTCCAGCAGGCCGTTCAGCGCCGTGAACTGCTTGTCCAGCTCGCCGGTCAGCGCCGGGTCGTTCTTGGTGACGACGGGCTTCAGCAGCTCGTAGGCCTTCTGCGCGCCCTCGACGTTGCCCTTGAAGTCGACCAGGTCGGTGTGCGAGTAGCGGTCCTCCTCGCCGGTGACCTTGCCGGTGGCCACCTCGTCCAGCAGCTCCTTGGCACCGTTGGCCATGGAGGTCGGGGTGATCTCGGCCTTGCCGACCCGCTTCTGCCAGTCCTTGAGGTCGGTCACCAGCTGGTCGGCGAGGGTCTTCTCCTCGGCGCCGATCTTCTTGTCCTGCCAGAGGGCCTTCTCCAGCCGGTGCCAGCCGGTCCACTTCTGGCCCTTCTCCAGGCCGTCGGCGCGGGTGTCGGTCTTCGGGTCGATGTCACCGAAGGACTCGGCGACCGGCTCGGTGCGCTCCCAGCCCAGACGCGAGGGGGCGTAGGCCTTCTTGGCGGCCTCCAGGTCGCCGGCCTTGATCGCCTCGGCGAACTTCTCGGCGAGCGGCACCGTCTGGTCGGCCTGGTCCTGGGCGTACTGGCGGTAGCCGGCGACGGCCTGGTCGAGCTTGGGGTCGCGCTTCGCGGTCCTGCCGGAGCCGGTCACGGTCAGCTTCTGCCGGACGCCGTGGCCCTTCATGCCGGGGCGGCAGGCGATCTCGTACGAACCGGCCTTCACCTCGGCGGTCAGCGTGTACTTGGTGCCGGGGCCGATGTTCTCCTTCTCGGAGACGATCCGGTCGTCGGGGAAGACGATCTCGACCTCGGTGGCCTTGGACCCCTTGTTCTCTATCTTCAGCGTGACGTGCCCGGCCGGCACGGTCTTGCTGGAGGTCTCGCACTTGCTGTCCGCGGCGGTGACCTGGATGGCGTCGCCGTCCTTGGCGTCGCTCTTGGCGGTGCAGGCCGAGAGGGCGGTCAGAGCGGCCGTGGTGACGGCGGCGGTGACGGTCAGTCGGACGGCTCGCATGCAGGCTCCAAGAGGATCTGATTCGGTGAGGCTGCCCTAACTTACATGAGGCTTACCTCACCACTACCCACGGGGGTGGTGATTCAGCTCTCACGGAAAATCACAGACACGGCTTGGTTGCGGCGGCTCAAAGCCGACGCCACAGGGGGGCAAAGGGACGGTCGAAGGGACGGTCCAAGGGGCCGTCCCGTCGCCGAGTTCCTCGGGCGCCCGCGCGGGCCACGATGTTTGAATGCACCGGTGACTGACTACGACGTACTCCGCGTCTTCTGCGGACCGAACGGCGGCTACGGCAACGAGCTGGGCGTCGTCCGCGACGGCTCGGTGCTGCCCGAGCGGGGGGACCGGCAGGAGCTGGCCGCCAAGCTCGGCTTCAGCGAGACCGTGTTCGTGGACGACCCCGAGCGCGGGCTGATCGACATCTACACCCCCACGCTGCGCCTGCCCTTCGCCGGTCACCCCTGCGTCGGCACCGCCTGGCTGCTCGACGTGCCCGAACTGGTCACCCCCGCGGGAGTGGTCGGGGCCCGTCTCGACGGCGAGTTCAGCTGGATCGAGGCCCGCGCGGAGTGGGCCCCGCCGCGCACCCTGCGCCGGTACGCGAGCGCCGCCGAGGTCGACGCGCTCGACGTGCCGCCGCCGGGGGAGTGGCTCTACGCCTGGGCCTGGGAGGACGAGGCGGCCGGCCGGGTCCGCGCCCGCGCCTTCCCCGGCCGGGACGACGGCATCGACGAGGACGAGGCGACCGGCGCCGCCGCCCTGCTGCTCACCGACCGGCTCGGCCGGGCGCTGAACATCACCCAGGGCAGGGGTTCGCAGATCCTCACCGCTCCCCAGCCGCACGGCTGGATCGAGGTCGGCGGCCGGGTCCACCTGGAGCGCTGACCGGCACCGGCGCCCGGGTGATCGTGCGGGGCTCCGTTCGGGTGGACCCGCGTGTGCGCGCCGTGTCGAACGGGGACCTCTGGGCATGACCACATAGCCTCCCCGAGAGGAGCACCATGCGCATCCGTTCTGTCCTGGCCGCGACCGTCCTCGCCGCCGCGCTTGCCGCCACCGGCGCGACGGCGGCCGGCGCCGCCGGTCTCGACACCCGGGAAGACGACGACGCCGTCTGCAGCCCGTACGCCGGCGAACTCACCTCCGCCACCAACCACGTGGCCTGGAGCGGCGCCCACTGCAGCGACTACCTGCGCTGACCCGGGCCCGGCCCCCCTCCCACGCGCCCTTCGCGCCGAGGGGGGCCCGGTCGCTTTCGGTCGTTCGGCGGTTCACGCGGACAGCGTGAACTCCTCGCCCAGGGCCCGGAAGACGGCGGTGTTCAGCGCGAACGCCCGCTTGCACTCGCCCACGACCCGCTGCCGCTCCAGGTCGTCCACCCCTATCGCGTCCAGCAGCTCCCGGTAACCGCGCTTGAACGCCGCCGGGTTGGCGATCTCCTCGAAGACGTAGAAGCGGACGCCGTCGCCCTTCCTGGCGAACCCCCAGGTCCTCTCCGCCCGGTCACGGATGATCTGACCGCCCGACAGGTCGCCCAGGTAGCGCGTGTAGTGGTGGGCGACGTAACCGCCGGGCCAGCGCTCCGCGCACTCGCGCACCCGGTCCGCGTACGCCCGCGTCGCCGGCAGGGCGCTCAGGCCCGCCCGCCACCCGGGGCCGCGCAAATGCGCCAGGTCCCGCTCCAGCGCGGGCAGCCGCAGCAGTTCCGGCCGGACGAACGGCCCGGCCACCGCGTCGGCCGTCAGGTGCTCGGCCGCGCTCTCCAGCGCCTCGTACACGAACCAGAGCTGTTCGGTGTAGCGGGCGTACGCGTCCACGCCGAGCCGGCCGCCCAGCAGGTCGCTCATGAACGTCGAGTTCTCCGCCTCCACGTGCTGTGTGTGCGACGCGGTGCGGATGAGGGACGAGAAGGAGTCCATGAGCACATCCTCTGAGGTAAGCCTTACCTAAGTCAACGTCGTTCCCGACCTAGTGTCGGTAACTTTGCCGACAGCGTGTCGGTAAAAGCCTACAAGAGAAGGCCCGCCCCCGGCAGGGAGCGGGCTCCGCCCGGGTCGGGCCAGGTCGGGGGCCGGGTCGGGTCAGGGGAGGGTCAGGATCTCCGCGCCCGTCTCCGTCACCACCAGCGTGTGCTCGAACTGGGCCGTCCGCCTGCGGTCCTTCGTCACGACCGTCCAGCCGTCGTCCCACATGTCGTACTCGTAGGAGCCCAGGGTGAGCATCGGCTCGATCGTGAACGTCATGCCCGGCTGCATGACCGTCGTGGCGTGCGGGCTGTCGTAGTGCGGGATGATCAGCCCCGAGTGGAAGGACGAGTTGATGCCGTGACCGGTGAAGTCACGGACGACGCCGTAACCGAAACGCTTGGCGTACGACTCGATGACCCGGCCGATGACGTTGATCTGCCGGCCGGGCTTCACGGCCTTGATCGCGCGGTCGAGGGACTCGCGGGTGCGCTCCACCAGCAGCCGGGACTCGTCGTCCACGTCGCCGACGAGATAGGTGGCGTTGTTGTCGCCGTGCACACCGCCGATGTACGCGGTCACGTCCAGGTTGACGATGTCACCGTCCCGCAG of the Streptomyces sp. 1222.5 genome contains:
- a CDS encoding heme oxygenase (biliverdin-producing), which encodes MDSFSSLIRTASHTQHVEAENSTFMSDLLGGRLGVDAYARYTEQLWFVYEALESAAEHLTADAVAGPFVRPELLRLPALERDLAHLRGPGWRAGLSALPATRAYADRVRECAERWPGGYVAHHYTRYLGDLSGGQIIRDRAERTWGFARKGDGVRFYVFEEIANPAAFKRGYRELLDAIGVDDLERQRVVGECKRAFALNTAVFRALGEEFTLSA
- a CDS encoding serine hydrolase domain-containing protein, coding for MLRGNVPSLGHAWEHTCGVGGRRELSAPRLRADTAERAGLDPVELGHLVAEAHALTAGERPWAAGAVVLAGRGPVIAVAEAAGWAVRYSAYDPETDTGVELPAAARVPVTVGTPFDLASLTKLFTSVAAVQQIERGTLGMDARVGDYLPDFRAAAAHGVTVRQLLTHTSGLCPELPLYDGADDGARLDMLRAEAPSAEPGTYLYSDLNMLLLQFVLERITGRALDVLIQDGITRPLGMTATTFGPCPGAAATEDQRTPWAKADRGMLRGVVHDENAWALGGVAGHAGLFSTARDLAVFCRALLAGGSYGPARILGPDFVELLLTPPGLGFAVNQPWFMGELAGRGAAGHTGFTGTSLVLDPETDTFLVLLANTVHPRRRPADSGPRAALGTRLARAVIAKPPCGATGP
- a CDS encoding bifunctional DNA primase/polymerase, whose amino-acid sequence is MSATFGGRPGRQGKLSQWLLGRRTKEDATGDGGREALLLAAAAAGLPLAPAAYPAPGYRCSCDRVGCPTPARHPVSFAWQTQSTTDRGQIERWARHQPQANFITATGMVHDVLDVPLEAGREALERLLGAGVEVGPVAESDDGRMLFFTLTRGTPEDEDEWWPCELDCHPETMDEHPGLRWHCRGSYVLVPPARLPGDEREVRWVRGPEHPLPDPLSLLEVLTDVGARYAGAAADQPGAAWPLRR
- a CDS encoding PhzF family phenazine biosynthesis protein produces the protein MTDYDVLRVFCGPNGGYGNELGVVRDGSVLPERGDRQELAAKLGFSETVFVDDPERGLIDIYTPTLRLPFAGHPCVGTAWLLDVPELVTPAGVVGARLDGEFSWIEARAEWAPPRTLRRYASAAEVDALDVPPPGEWLYAWAWEDEAAGRVRARAFPGRDDGIDEDEATGAAALLLTDRLGRALNITQGRGSQILTAPQPHGWIEVGGRVHLER
- the efeU gene encoding iron uptake transporter permease EfeU; translation: MFSNYLIGLREGLEASLVVCILIAYLVKTGRKDALRPIWIGIGIAIAIAMGFGCALEFGSQELTFQAQEALGGSLSVIAVCLVTWMVFWMRRTARHLKSELHGKLDAALAMGTGALVATAFLAVGREGLETALFVWASVHAASDGTPRPLVGVALGLATAVLLGWLFYRGALKINLAKFFTWTGAMLVVVAAGVLAYGFHDLQEAGWIPGINKLAFDISGAIPPDSWYGTLLKGVLNFQPDPTVVQVTVWLLYLVPTLAIFFAPVGFASGKGKVKEPDDQGTQPSTASQA
- a CDS encoding small ribosomal subunit Rsm22 family protein, which codes for MNDPLRTALAELLDGLPSKEVAAAVERLIANYRGDTPTDAPILRDRADVAAYAAYRMPATFEAVRSALAAFADAVPGGTPGSHLDVGGGTGAATWAVAATWPGERDVTVLDWAEPALALGREIAAANPALGNARWQRARIGAGLTLDPADLVTVSYVLNELSAADRTALVDAAAGAAQSVVIVEAGTPAGYARVIEARDRLIEAGFRIAAPCPHSAACPIEPGRDWCHFSARVGRSSLHRQVKGGSLAYEDEKFSYVAATRLPAEPAPARVVRRPQIRKGQVLLDLCEAEEQLRRATVTKRHGDLYKAARDAEWGDAWPPAGSAS
- the map gene encoding type I methionyl aminopeptidase; the encoded protein is MSGQSLLVPGELSPTRSVPGNIRRPEYVGKPAPTPYTGPEVQTPETVEAMRTAGRIAARAMEEAARIIAPGVTTDQLDKVAHDYMCDHGAYPSTLGYRGFPKSLCTSVNEVICHGIPDSTVLRDGDIVNLDVTAYIGGVHGDNNATYLVGDVDDESRLLVERTRESLDRAIKAVKPGRQINVIGRVIESYAKRFGYGVVRDFTGHGINSSFHSGLIIPHYDSPHATTVMQPGMTFTIEPMLTLGSYEYDMWDDGWTVVTKDRRRTAQFEHTLVVTETGAEILTLP
- the efeB gene encoding iron uptake transporter deferrochelatase/peroxidase subunit, with the translated sequence MTENQGGSPSRRALLGWGGAGLALGAAVAGGAVAMAEAGNDMDPAAAEAGGAVEFHGAHQAGIATPVQDRLHFATFDVKTDDRDAFVQLLKDWTAAARRMTAGKAVGDGAYGGLAEAPPDDTGEALGLKPSRLTLTIGFGPSFFEKFGLHDRRPEALVDLPQFPGDNLDRSRTGGDLCVQACADDPQVAVHAIRNLARIGFGKVAVRWSQLGFGKTSSTTPDAQTPRNLMGFKDGTRNIAGTETDRLKKFVWVGDGDGTDWMTGGSYLVARRIRMNIETWDRTSLQEQEDVFGRDKREGAAVGKAKEHDEPFLKAMKPDAHVRLAHPDSNDGVTILRRGYSFTDGTDGLGRLDAGLFFLAYQRDVRKGFIPLQRRLSATDALNEYIQHVGSAVFAVPPGVRDSGDWWGRTLFSKEA
- the efeO gene encoding iron uptake system protein EfeO, which encodes MRAVRLTVTAAVTTAALTALSACTAKSDAKDGDAIQVTAADSKCETSSKTVPAGHVTLKIENKGSKATEVEIVFPDDRIVSEKENIGPGTKYTLTAEVKAGSYEIACRPGMKGHGVRQKLTVTGSGRTAKRDPKLDQAVAGYRQYAQDQADQTVPLAEKFAEAIKAGDLEAAKKAYAPSRLGWERTEPVAESFGDIDPKTDTRADGLEKGQKWTGWHRLEKALWQDKKIGAEEKTLADQLVTDLKDWQKRVGKAEITPTSMANGAKELLDEVATGKVTGEEDRYSHTDLVDFKGNVEGAQKAYELLKPVVTKNDPALTGELDKQFTALNGLLDKYRSDKTSYDFVSYDKVTGAQRKELQDSVNALAEPLSKLAAAVVK
- a CDS encoding TetR/AcrR family transcriptional regulator; the protein is MVKKPAPDATRRSEKSRRAIYAAALALVGEVGYPRTTVEGIAARAGVGKQTIYRWWASKADVLLEAFLDLGEQAARAAGQDADAVPDTGDLAADLKAVLRATVDELLDPRFETPARALAAEGLVNEQLGREYVARLLEPQLQLYVARLRSARDAGQVRDDVDPRIALELFVSPLAQRWLQRTGPITHAYTDTLVEYALHGIAAR